Proteins co-encoded in one Leptolyngbya boryana PCC 6306 genomic window:
- a CDS encoding TrbI/VirB10 family protein: MTSEHPTSTIEPNEAQLWEFLDSQTQRSAPTAEAASTDKGTDEEFDPELDPDVEEDPTEYQTQVSWVSSPYSRLLLGGGLVFAVIGSLGVFLSGVMNSVNSAAQQSSPKPDAKFASPMVPGSNGDAVGDYKSALAFQSQQEELKRQKTSAKAQPKVKQPAQLPSSKSSPEPISPTITERGTSIPTPVRVATSSLPRPVSLPSPVLSQPPSVVRSIPPVARATNPDEEWERLSGAATFGSVPTASAQSPIANASDTISDIPTETTPRTSLDTASTRQVEATANPTTLAAYVAQSGTGARKLLVGTHGRATLVTPVVATGSETSATTPKFILKLNEAMQDPNGLIVLPQGTQIVCTVRSLDARSGLADLVADTVIINNQEYSPPSGAITIRGGDGGAILANKLNDPRREMAARDRSLMLSGALSKVGEILNRSTSEASISSINGGSGSSATSVTNSRPNVAGAVLQGAFSALSQIQTARSQKVAEDLAARPTLWYIPSGKALQVYVNQTIEF, encoded by the coding sequence ATGACATCTGAACATCCTACAAGTACCATTGAGCCAAACGAAGCCCAGTTGTGGGAGTTTCTTGATTCCCAAACGCAACGCTCTGCGCCCACTGCTGAAGCTGCTTCAACCGACAAGGGCACTGATGAAGAATTTGACCCGGAGCTTGATCCGGATGTTGAAGAAGATCCGACTGAATACCAAACGCAGGTGTCCTGGGTCTCCAGTCCCTACTCACGACTGTTACTTGGTGGTGGACTGGTGTTTGCGGTGATCGGTTCACTTGGTGTATTCCTGTCAGGCGTAATGAATAGCGTGAATTCGGCAGCGCAACAGTCATCGCCGAAACCCGATGCTAAATTTGCGTCTCCAATGGTGCCAGGGAGTAACGGTGATGCAGTTGGGGACTATAAATCTGCACTTGCGTTTCAATCGCAGCAAGAAGAACTCAAGCGCCAAAAGACATCCGCGAAAGCACAACCCAAAGTAAAGCAACCCGCACAACTGCCGAGTTCAAAATCCAGTCCTGAACCGATCTCGCCTACGATCACAGAGCGGGGTACAAGCATTCCCACTCCTGTTAGAGTCGCAACATCTAGTTTACCGAGACCTGTCTCACTACCCTCCCCGGTTCTGTCGCAGCCGCCTTCGGTTGTCAGATCGATCCCGCCCGTTGCGCGGGCAACTAATCCAGACGAAGAGTGGGAGCGTCTTTCAGGTGCAGCAACGTTTGGCAGTGTTCCTACGGCATCAGCACAATCCCCGATCGCAAATGCTTCAGATACGATATCTGACATCCCGACTGAAACAACTCCGCGCACAAGCTTAGACACAGCCTCCACAAGACAGGTTGAGGCTACTGCGAATCCCACCACTCTTGCTGCTTATGTCGCTCAGTCAGGTACAGGCGCACGCAAGTTGCTTGTTGGAACTCACGGCAGGGCAACGCTGGTCACTCCAGTCGTTGCAACTGGCAGCGAAACTTCGGCAACGACTCCAAAATTTATCCTCAAGCTAAACGAAGCGATGCAAGACCCGAACGGACTCATAGTACTTCCGCAAGGCACTCAGATTGTCTGTACTGTGCGATCTCTCGATGCTAGATCCGGACTGGCTGATCTAGTCGCAGACACTGTAATTATTAACAATCAGGAGTATTCGCCGCCGAGCGGAGCCATCACAATTCGCGGCGGTGACGGCGGTGCAATTTTAGCTAATAAGCTGAATGATCCAAGACGTGAAATGGCAGCAAGAGATCGCTCACTCATGCTATCCGGCGCATTGTCGAAAGTCGGCGAAATTTTAAACCGCTCGACTTCAGAGGCTTCGATTTCGTCAATTAATGGTGGCAGCGGTAGTTCAGCTACCTCGGTTACAAATTCGCGTCCGAATGTTGCTGGTGCAGTACTTCAAGGTGCGTTTTCTGCTTTATCGCAAATCCAAACGGCGCGTAGCCAAAAAGTGGCTGAAGACCTCGCAGCTCGCCCAACGCTCTGGTATATCCCATCTGGAAAAGCGTTACAGGTTTATGTTAACCAAACGATCGAGTTCTAG
- a CDS encoding tetratricopeptide repeat protein: MNSQMQPILETDDLTQAGQVILSYLKIVGTDGRCSGTSRTERANYKAVKNWLTKYQPDGKTTNLDQIQGLLESFYHLCQVTAWEQATELLLLRLNVVNTKLQGSLIDPLHLQLGRWGYYTVQIQLYKQLSGHCSPDGEMICLNGLGLAYQSLGNYSRAIEYHSQHLDLAKQVKDAEAEQNALCNLGNVYGAVGQYSTAATFYKQALGLARQLDDRRGEGKLLGNLGVLQRLEGNFEEAIAYHQQHLHLAIALDDQDGQANALENLGVAHYYLGVHDIARDLFQSSLRISVQIGNRKAIAATLGSLRNVSTALEQFQEALQYYQQQLEMSREIGYLEGEEKALGNIGTVYKDLGDYEASLEYLRQKLVLARQLQSQESEAYALSNIGNTYTCIEDYEKAIRCQQMSVEITQEIGDRWGYAAATCNLGDAYRLSRQFDQAISSLLNSLLVFDLLQASQIETVMVLLTQIAFEIGIENYIEFLERHLETIQEIQGEEAVFRLRRHLFDE; this comes from the coding sequence ATGAACAGTCAAATGCAACCAATTCTGGAGACTGATGACCTTACTCAGGCTGGGCAGGTGATTCTGTCCTACCTGAAGATTGTAGGTACCGATGGACGGTGCAGTGGTACTTCACGCACAGAGCGTGCTAACTATAAAGCTGTCAAAAATTGGTTGACAAAATACCAGCCTGATGGAAAGACAACAAATTTAGACCAAATTCAGGGTTTGTTGGAATCGTTTTACCATCTGTGTCAAGTTACTGCATGGGAACAAGCGACGGAGTTACTGCTGCTTCGGCTCAACGTCGTCAATACAAAATTACAGGGTTCGTTGATTGACCCATTACACCTACAGTTAGGGCGATGGGGATATTACACCGTACAAATACAGCTATATAAACAACTATCAGGGCATTGCTCTCCAGATGGTGAGATGATTTGTTTGAATGGATTAGGTCTAGCTTACCAGAGTTTAGGTAATTATTCTAGAGCGATTGAGTATCACTCTCAACACTTAGACCTTGCCAAGCAAGTAAAAGACGCAGAAGCAGAGCAGAACGCACTGTGCAATCTGGGAAATGTTTATGGAGCAGTAGGGCAATACTCTACGGCAGCCACCTTCTATAAACAGGCACTTGGTCTGGCACGTCAATTAGACGATCGCAGAGGAGAAGGCAAACTTTTGGGCAACTTAGGCGTATTACAACGGTTAGAGGGCAACTTTGAGGAAGCAATCGCTTATCATCAACAACACCTGCACCTTGCCATAGCACTTGATGATCAGGATGGACAAGCCAACGCTCTGGAGAATCTGGGGGTTGCCCACTACTATCTTGGAGTCCACGATATTGCCAGAGATCTCTTCCAGAGCAGTCTGCGAATAAGTGTTCAGATTGGCAATAGGAAAGCGATCGCAGCCACTCTGGGCAGTTTAAGGAATGTCAGCACTGCGCTTGAACAGTTTCAGGAGGCTCTTCAGTACTATCAGCAGCAACTTGAGATGTCTCGCGAGATTGGCTACCTGGAAGGTGAAGAGAAGGCTTTAGGAAACATTGGCACAGTATATAAAGATCTGGGAGATTATGAAGCGTCTTTGGAATACCTGCGTCAGAAATTGGTCCTCGCTCGCCAACTTCAAAGCCAGGAAAGTGAGGCTTACGCCCTCAGCAACATAGGTAACACCTACACCTGTATAGAAGACTATGAAAAGGCAATTCGTTGCCAGCAAATGAGTGTCGAAATTACTCAAGAAATTGGCGATCGCTGGGGATATGCAGCGGCAACATGCAATCTAGGCGATGCCTATCGATTATCCAGACAGTTTGATCAGGCAATCTCTAGTTTGCTGAATAGTCTGCTTGTATTTGACTTGCTGCAAGCCTCTCAAATCGAAACTGTCATGGTCCTACTCACCCAAATCGCTTTTGAGATCGGTATCGAAAATTACATTGAGTTTTTGGAAAGGCATCTGGAAACAATTCAAGAAATACAGGGCGAAGAGGCTGTATTTAGATTAAGAAGACATTTATTTGATGAGTAA
- a CDS encoding tetratricopeptide repeat protein — MNKQPNVSVKAPSEKTSQHEINPADLTLPGKKLLTEIEAALIAQEVKQRHSPHRAHFTAIKNWLGKYQPPAGVSSLEQVRGYLEAFHHLCEIDAWSQAISVFQIPLNTATAEELHNQLATWGYYSTQIELYTTLLAHVTFESQPTLLMGLGNAYADLGDYQQAFDCHKQSLEIARTTGNRLEEGRALGNLGVLLYNVGSYDEAIGCQKQRLTIAQAIQDQHGEMNALTNLGLNYHSQGNYDKAIDFHQQSLTIARQLYDRPGEGHALGNLGIVYYSLGHYEKAIEHQQQRLAVAQQISDRPGEMKALGNLGNAYQCVGQYNEAIAVLEDCLNIAREIGFRQVEGYALGGLGSTYWALNQREKALDYHRRHLAIAQTIQDHLGQEQALKTLCDCNAANQSYASVIHYGEQHLEFAQDRVKKAQTLLYLNRAYREMEQYDLAIKRGEELLAIAQAVPGHTIEIQALDALGRTYFQLKAYVTTLDFQQRRLSIVQSLDDQPQEMAAFWDLGVTCDALEKYSQAIEYYQQQLFIARRLGDRPIEGAALNNLGHAFASLKDHEQALHCHQQYLTIVQELGDCPAEIRALANLGNSSYQLKHYSQAVEFHRQGLAVAEAIRDRYEEGKALYNIAANLGTLEQYEEAMANLKEALGCFIEVGDRHLEALVLYDMAEINSELTNPEKAFSCCDRAHSIATELGISLRQECDMLKERLLNEQSNATNSGD, encoded by the coding sequence ATGAACAAGCAGCCGAATGTCTCCGTCAAAGCTCCGTCAGAAAAGACATCTCAGCACGAAATCAATCCGGCAGATCTGACTCTACCGGGTAAAAAACTTTTGACTGAGATTGAAGCTGCTTTAATTGCACAGGAAGTTAAACAGCGACACTCTCCCCACCGTGCCCATTTCACAGCCATCAAAAACTGGCTTGGGAAATATCAACCTCCAGCAGGCGTTTCCAGTCTAGAGCAGGTTCGAGGATATCTGGAAGCTTTCCATCATCTTTGCGAAATTGATGCTTGGAGTCAGGCAATTAGCGTTTTTCAAATACCACTCAATACGGCGACTGCGGAAGAACTGCACAACCAATTAGCCACATGGGGCTACTATTCAACCCAAATTGAACTGTATACCACGTTGCTAGCCCATGTTACTTTTGAATCGCAACCAACACTACTGATGGGACTGGGTAATGCCTATGCTGATTTGGGTGATTACCAGCAAGCATTTGACTGCCACAAACAGAGCCTGGAAATCGCACGAACTACCGGTAATCGCCTTGAGGAAGGACGTGCTCTGGGTAATCTGGGCGTGCTTCTCTACAACGTGGGAAGCTATGACGAAGCAATTGGTTGTCAGAAGCAACGCTTAACCATTGCCCAAGCAATTCAGGATCAGCATGGAGAAATGAATGCTTTGACGAACTTGGGATTGAACTACCACAGTCAGGGTAACTACGATAAAGCGATCGACTTCCATCAACAAAGCTTGACCATTGCTCGGCAACTTTACGACCGTCCCGGTGAAGGACATGCTTTAGGAAATTTGGGGATTGTTTACTATTCGTTGGGGCACTATGAGAAAGCCATTGAGCATCAGCAGCAGCGTCTAGCCGTCGCGCAACAGATCAGCGATCGCCCAGGAGAGATGAAAGCATTAGGTAATCTGGGCAACGCTTATCAATGTGTTGGTCAGTATAACGAAGCGATCGCTGTTCTTGAAGACTGCTTAAACATTGCTCGTGAAATCGGGTTTCGTCAAGTCGAAGGCTACGCTTTAGGTGGTTTAGGAAGCACCTACTGGGCTTTAAACCAGCGAGAGAAAGCACTGGACTACCATCGACGGCATCTTGCAATTGCCCAAACAATTCAAGACCATTTGGGACAAGAGCAGGCGTTGAAGACTCTATGTGATTGCAATGCTGCAAATCAGAGCTATGCCAGTGTCATTCATTACGGCGAACAGCATTTGGAATTTGCTCAGGATCGAGTTAAAAAAGCTCAAACTCTTCTCTATCTCAATCGTGCCTATCGTGAGATGGAGCAGTATGATCTCGCCATCAAGCGGGGTGAGGAACTTCTCGCCATTGCCCAGGCTGTTCCAGGTCATACCATAGAAATTCAGGCGTTAGATGCATTAGGTCGAACCTATTTTCAATTAAAGGCATATGTCACTACACTAGACTTCCAGCAGCGCCGATTATCAATCGTGCAATCCCTTGATGATCAACCTCAGGAAATGGCAGCATTCTGGGATCTGGGAGTTACCTGCGATGCCCTGGAGAAATATAGTCAAGCGATTGAGTATTATCAACAACAGCTATTTATTGCTAGAAGGCTGGGCGATCGTCCGATAGAAGGTGCGGCTCTAAATAATTTAGGACATGCCTTTGCTTCTCTGAAAGACCATGAGCAAGCACTTCATTGTCACCAACAGTATTTGACGATCGTACAGGAACTAGGCGATTGCCCTGCTGAGATCAGAGCCTTAGCTAATTTGGGTAACTCCTCTTATCAGTTGAAACATTACTCTCAGGCAGTTGAGTTTCACCGACAGGGTTTAGCGGTTGCGGAAGCTATCAGAGATCGTTACGAGGAGGGTAAAGCTCTTTACAATATCGCAGCTAACCTGGGAACTCTGGAGCAGTATGAAGAGGCAATGGCAAATTTGAAGGAGGCACTGGGATGCTTTATAGAGGTGGGTGATCGTCACCTTGAAGCTCTGGTGCTTTATGACATGGCAGAAATTAATTCTGAACTCACGAATCCTGAAAAAGCTTTTTCCTGCTGCGATCGCGCTCACTCTATAGCTACAGAACTTGGGATTTCATTACGCCAAGAATGCGATATGCTGAAAGAGAGGTTGCTCAATGAACAGTCAAATGCAACCAATTCTGGAGACTGA
- a CDS encoding tetratricopeptide repeat protein has protein sequence MKRVLPSDVSVLEQIGIDLRLLKTIQPSKRSHYRAVANWLTQYRPTNEAINLEQVRGGIEAFHHLCEVRDWLGAKEIINLRCNTPTYEKLHHQLGTWGYQRERILLYERLLGHLEPAWDVIWLDNSGIVYCALGQYQTAIDYHQHSLELAQQMNDRKAQARSLGNLGNALSYSGQYQTALDYHLKVLAIARETKNRPMEATTLGNLGNTYEAMGEYQQAIDYYQNSLAIAKELGDRHEEGRALGNLGSTCEALGRYQKAIDCLQHSLAIARDLEDRSGECSTLESLGTVYEALEQYEQAIAYCKQSLAIANEIGDRAVEGLSLGNLGSLYEILGDYDQAITFAQLSLAVARDIGDPEGEARALGNLGSIYAAQEQYQQAIDCYYNSLIIARTIGDPQGEKRALGDLGGIFYAVGDDDQAIHHYQQSLTIAKTLGDPVSIDSISDNLAIIYYSLGQYEQAAECLRQSSVRKDISARNQSGRSDSTG, from the coding sequence ATGAAAAGAGTTCTACCCTCTGATGTATCAGTTCTTGAACAGATAGGGATTGACCTGCGATTACTCAAAACCATTCAGCCTTCAAAACGCTCCCATTACCGGGCGGTTGCAAACTGGCTAACCCAGTATCGCCCCACAAATGAAGCTATTAATCTGGAGCAAGTTCGTGGAGGGATAGAGGCATTTCATCATCTGTGCGAGGTCAGGGACTGGCTTGGAGCAAAGGAAATAATAAATTTACGCTGCAACACCCCTACCTATGAAAAACTGCACCATCAGCTTGGAACCTGGGGGTACCAGCGAGAACGAATTTTGCTCTACGAAAGATTGCTAGGACATTTAGAACCTGCGTGGGATGTCATCTGGCTGGATAACTCAGGGATTGTTTACTGCGCTTTGGGGCAGTACCAAACGGCAATTGATTATCACCAACACAGTTTAGAACTGGCTCAACAGATGAACGATCGCAAGGCACAGGCACGATCGTTGGGCAATTTAGGCAATGCTTTATCCTATTCAGGTCAGTATCAGACCGCACTGGATTATCATCTCAAGGTTCTGGCAATTGCCAGAGAAACTAAGAATCGTCCAATGGAGGCAACAACGCTGGGCAACCTGGGTAACACCTATGAAGCGATGGGAGAATACCAGCAGGCAATTGACTACTATCAAAACAGTTTAGCCATTGCCAAGGAGCTTGGCGATCGGCATGAAGAAGGAAGAGCTTTGGGGAATTTGGGTAGTACTTGTGAAGCTTTAGGACGCTATCAGAAAGCGATCGATTGTCTGCAACACAGTCTGGCTATTGCCCGTGACCTTGAAGATCGCTCTGGAGAATGCTCAACGCTAGAAAGTTTAGGAACTGTTTATGAAGCATTAGAGCAATACGAACAGGCGATCGCGTACTGCAAACAAAGTTTAGCGATTGCCAATGAAATTGGCGATCGTGCTGTAGAAGGTTTGAGTTTAGGAAATTTAGGTAGCCTCTACGAAATTCTGGGTGATTACGACCAAGCAATTACCTTTGCTCAACTAAGTTTGGCGGTTGCCAGGGACATTGGTGATCCTGAAGGAGAAGCCAGAGCACTGGGGAATTTAGGGAGTATTTATGCAGCGCAAGAGCAATACCAGCAAGCGATCGACTGTTATTATAATAGTCTAATCATTGCCAGAACCATTGGTGATCCTCAAGGAGAAAAGCGAGCACTGGGAGATTTAGGAGGAATTTTCTATGCTGTAGGTGATGACGATCAGGCAATTCACCACTATCAGCAAAGCTTAACCATTGCAAAAACACTTGGAGATCCAGTCAGCATAGATAGCATCTCAGACAATTTAGCGATAATCTACTATTCTCTTGGTCAATATGAACAAGCAGCCGAATGTCTCCGTCAAAGCTCCGTCAGAAAAGACATCTCAGCACGAAATCAATCCGGCAGATCTGACTCTACCGGGTAA
- a CDS encoding tetratricopeptide repeat protein, giving the protein MFSVDILPSSELVLTELGINPDASGSMQVSHFQKVQCRAVINWLTKYKPSSDASNLEKVRGYLETCHHLSELENWKAAGKILSIRLNTPTRDEFHNQLNTWGYYRELLDLFTQLLGKLNSTWEMVLLNGLGNLHNSLGDYNTAIQYQRQHLAVAKASSDRQSEGLALGNIGLNLYFLGDCHQSIQYSEQSLAIVREVGDRRAESAALGNLGLAYDALGDYSKALDYQQQRLAIAQQIDDYRGQREAWGNLGLTYNSLGDYTRAIECHQQSLEISRNISDQFGEGQALGNLGLVYVSQGNYIGAIEYHQQSLQIARTIGDRRGESASLANLGNIAYYLGQYREALDFHQRSLVISQDIQDRRGEANSLGSLGSIYDASGDYEKAIAYHQQQMAIAKLIGDRDGEASGLGALGNAFLSMSDYEQAIGYFQQYLQMTEAIGDRSGKGVALGSLGNVYFSLEEYQPASEYYQQRLEIARDIGDRRGEGNVLCNLGAVAIRLEQYSQAIEYLQSALEIAISLKTRYIQAVTLQNLAAVHRRLSRYQEALEYCDRALEIATELEIPLLQECKELKEMLLNEQLERKSSEDG; this is encoded by the coding sequence ATGTTCTCAGTTGATATCCTTCCTTCAAGCGAATTAGTACTGACCGAACTGGGAATTAATCCAGATGCTTCGGGATCAATGCAGGTTTCACACTTTCAGAAAGTACAATGTCGAGCAGTCATCAATTGGCTTACCAAATACAAGCCGTCCTCAGATGCTTCTAACCTGGAGAAAGTGCGTGGCTACCTGGAAACCTGCCACCATTTGTCTGAACTTGAGAACTGGAAAGCCGCAGGCAAAATTCTTTCTATTCGCCTGAATACGCCCACCAGAGATGAGTTCCATAATCAACTCAATACCTGGGGCTATTATCGTGAGCTACTCGACTTGTTCACTCAACTCCTCGGTAAGCTCAATTCTACTTGGGAGATGGTTCTGCTTAATGGTTTAGGCAATCTGCATAACTCTCTTGGAGACTACAACACCGCTATCCAGTACCAGCGCCAACACTTGGCAGTTGCAAAAGCCAGCAGCGATCGCCAGAGTGAAGGATTGGCATTGGGAAATATTGGGTTAAATCTCTACTTTCTGGGTGACTGCCATCAGTCAATTCAATATTCTGAGCAAAGTCTGGCAATTGTGCGAGAAGTTGGAGATCGTCGTGCAGAAAGTGCGGCGCTAGGAAATTTAGGACTAGCTTACGATGCTCTGGGAGACTATTCCAAAGCCCTTGACTATCAGCAGCAACGTTTGGCGATCGCCCAACAAATTGACGACTATCGAGGACAACGAGAAGCCTGGGGCAACCTGGGATTAACGTACAACAGCCTGGGAGACTATACCAGAGCCATTGAATGCCACCAGCAGAGTTTAGAGATTTCACGCAATATCAGCGATCAATTCGGCGAAGGGCAGGCATTGGGAAATTTGGGACTTGTGTATGTCAGCCAGGGGAATTACATCGGTGCTATTGAATATCATCAGCAAAGCCTGCAAATTGCCCGGACTATCGGTGATCGCCGGGGTGAAAGTGCCAGCCTGGCAAATCTGGGCAACATTGCTTACTACTTGGGACAATACCGGGAAGCTCTTGACTTCCATCAGCGCAGTTTAGTGATCTCTCAGGACATTCAGGACCGTCGAGGTGAGGCAAACTCACTGGGTAGTTTGGGAAGTATTTATGATGCATCAGGCGATTACGAGAAAGCGATTGCCTACCATCAGCAGCAAATGGCAATTGCAAAGTTAATTGGCGATCGCGATGGAGAAGCCAGTGGATTGGGCGCTTTAGGCAATGCCTTCCTTTCTATGAGCGACTATGAGCAGGCAATTGGCTACTTTCAGCAGTATCTGCAAATGACTGAAGCCATTGGCGATCGATCAGGCAAAGGGGTAGCCCTGGGAAGTTTGGGCAATGTCTACTTCTCATTGGAAGAATATCAACCCGCCAGCGAGTACTATCAGCAACGCCTGGAAATTGCTAGGGACATCGGCGATCGACGAGGGGAAGGCAACGTTCTGTGCAATTTAGGGGCGGTGGCGATCCGGTTGGAACAGTATTCGCAGGCGATCGAGTATTTGCAGTCGGCATTGGAGATAGCAATCAGCCTGAAGACCCGTTATATTCAAGCTGTAACGCTTCAGAACCTTGCCGCTGTTCATCGCAGGCTGTCCAGATATCAGGAGGCTTTGGAGTATTGCGATCGTGCCTTGGAGATTGCTACAGAACTAGAAATTCCATTATTGCAGGAATGCAAGGAACTTAAAGAGATGCTGCTGAATGAACAATTAGAAAGGAAGAGTTCCGAAGACGGCTAA
- a CDS encoding tetratricopeptide repeat protein → MSNLPASTTPVLSSLDIKPERDFKTLTLGQKAHYRAVINWLTKYTPSPEASNLEKVRGYLEAFHHLCEVQDWERANIILRLPLQNEVTGTTYELIHQLEIWGYYPEQMAMYTSLIMEEAPLDVRVISLVGLGNVYGHLANYSRAIDFSQQALELSRQSGNVSGRATALINLGIAHAGFGNFKQSIAFLQESLSTARHTGLLKEQAKVLGNLGNVYGDRRQFQKAIDYLEQSLTLARQSGDRLIEAQALGNLGNIYAYLHQYDRAATYLEYYLIASQELENRAGQIIALNSLGELYRRTKQYDQAISCLEQSLFMARETRELSSEGVALGNLGSVYGWMGKYEQAIELHRQALIVTQKIGDRQGIFLARLNLTLTHLVLRFLKLWHRLSQRRE, encoded by the coding sequence ATGAGCAACTTGCCTGCTTCCACAACACCTGTACTGTCAAGTCTTGATATCAAACCGGAGCGCGACTTCAAGACGCTTACTCTAGGTCAAAAAGCGCATTATCGAGCTGTTATTAATTGGCTCACTAAATACACTCCATCTCCGGAGGCTTCCAATCTTGAGAAGGTTCGTGGATATTTAGAGGCTTTCCATCATCTTTGTGAAGTGCAAGATTGGGAAAGGGCTAACATCATACTGCGTCTTCCTTTACAGAATGAGGTTACTGGAACAACTTATGAGCTAATTCACCAATTAGAAATTTGGGGTTATTATCCTGAACAGATGGCGATGTACACAAGTTTAATTATGGAAGAAGCACCTTTAGATGTGCGCGTGATATCTCTTGTTGGGCTGGGAAATGTATATGGACATCTTGCAAACTACTCTCGTGCTATTGACTTTTCTCAGCAAGCCTTGGAACTATCGCGGCAGAGTGGTAATGTTTCAGGTAGAGCGACTGCTCTCATCAATCTTGGTATTGCTCATGCAGGTTTTGGGAACTTTAAGCAATCAATTGCTTTTTTGCAAGAAAGTTTGTCAACTGCTAGACATACTGGTCTTCTTAAAGAACAAGCCAAGGTACTGGGAAACCTGGGTAATGTTTACGGAGATCGGCGACAGTTTCAGAAAGCAATTGACTACCTGGAACAGAGCTTAACACTTGCCCGTCAAAGTGGAGATCGACTTATAGAGGCTCAAGCGTTAGGCAACCTGGGTAATATCTACGCGTATCTGCATCAATATGATAGAGCAGCAACTTACCTCGAATACTACCTGATTGCATCCCAGGAATTAGAAAATCGAGCTGGACAGATTATTGCTCTCAATAGTTTGGGTGAACTTTACCGACGAACTAAACAGTACGATCAAGCAATATCCTGCCTTGAGCAAAGCCTATTTATGGCACGGGAAACTAGAGAACTTTCCAGTGAAGGAGTTGCACTGGGAAACTTGGGGTCTGTGTATGGGTGGATGGGCAAGTACGAGCAAGCCATTGAGCTTCATCGACAAGCATTAATCGTTACGCAGAAGATTGGGGATCGCCAAGGAATCTTCCTTGCCCGACTCAATCTGACATTGACTCATCTAGTTCTAAGATTTCTCAAGCTTTGGCACAGGCTTAGTCAAAGGAGGGAGTAG